From one Brachypodium distachyon strain Bd21 chromosome 4, Brachypodium_distachyon_v3.0, whole genome shotgun sequence genomic stretch:
- the LOC100840358 gene encoding uncharacterized protein LOC100840358, whose translation MVGCSPNEISSAEAILVGALSSGVNAPTWIVLQITFLLLALCFTAMLYLAFFSSDFVIAGHVLLLVTIGAVLFVLLNRFLAETGFVPVEQQMQEMGIHKPESTEKDKRN comes from the exons ATGGTAGGGTGCTCCCCGAATGAAATATCATCGGCTGAAGCTATCTTGGTGGGAGCCTTGTCTTCTGGTGTTAAT GCCCCCACGTGGATTGTGCTCCAGATAACATTTCTGCTACTGGCCTTATGTTTTACTGCAATGCTCTATCTAGCATTTTTCTCAAGTGACTTCGTGATCGCCGGGCATGTCCTTTTGCTCGTAACAATTGGTGCAGTTCTATTCGTGCTTCTCAACAG GTTTTTGGCAGAAACTGGTTTTGTGCCGGTCGAACAACAGATGCAGGAGATGGGTATCCATAA
- the LOC100836808 gene encoding homocysteine S-methyltransferase 3, which yields MVVKSGGGGVGEEGAACAAVRRWLEAGGGRLVLDGGLATELEAHGADLNDPLWSAKCILASPHLIRKVHLDYIEAGANIIITASYQATIQGFESKGFSKQQGEDLLTKSVKVAQEAREMFLKEHPDQSTPMQHPILVAASIGSYGAYLADGSEYSGDYGEAGTLEFLKDFHRRRLQVLAEAGPDLIAFETIPNKLEAQAYVELLDECNISIPSWFSFNSKDGVNVVSGDSLIECATIANACAKVGAVGINCTPPRFIHGLILSIRKVTDKPILIYPNSGERYDAEKKEWVESTGVCDGDFVSYVSEWCKDGAALIGGCCRTTPNTIRAINRSLNQCLPAP from the exons ATGGTGGTGaagagcggaggaggaggagtgggggaggagggggcggcgtgcgcggcggtgcggcggtggctggaggccggcggcgggaggctgGTGCTGGACGGCGGGCTGGCCACGGAGCTGGAGGCCCACGGCGCCGACCTCAACGACCCGCTCTGGAGCGCCAAGTGCATCCTCGCCTCCCCTCACCTCATCCGCAAg GTCCATTTGGACTACATAGAAGCAGGTGCAAACATCATAATCACAGCATCATATCAG GCTACCATTCAAGGGTTTGAGTCTAAggggttttcaaaacaacaagGTGAAGATTTACTAACGAAGAGTGTTAAGGTTGCACAGGAAGCACGTGAGATGTTTCTGAAGGAGCATCCAGATCAATCCACTCCCATGCAACATCCTATTTTGGTTGCAGCTTCCATAGGAAGTTATGGGGCTTATCTTGCTGATGGCTCCGAGTACAG TGGGGATTATGGTGAAGCTGGAACACTAGAATTCCTGAAAGATTTTCATCGGCGAAGGCTTCAGGTTCTTGCAGAAGCAGGTCCTGATTTGATTGCCTTTGAAACAATCCCCAACAAATTGGAAGCTCAG GCATATGTTGAACTTCTTGATGAATGCAACATAAGTATCCCTTCATGGTTTTCCTTCAACTCAAAAGATGGAGTTAATGTTGTGAGTGGAGACTCACTAATTGAATGTGCTACTATTGCTAATGCATGTGCAAAGGTTGGTGCAGTTGGAATAAACTGCACGCCTCCAAGATTTATTCATGGCCTGATACTCTCCATTCGGAAG GTAACAGACAAGCCAATTCTGATATATCCCAATAGTGGGGAAAGATATGATGCTGAGAAAAAGGAGTGGGTG GAATCCACTGGTGTGTGCGATGGTGATTTCGTTTCTTATGTAAGCGAGTGGTGCAAAGACGGGGCTGCCCTTATCGGGGGCTGCTGCAGGACAACTCCGAACACCATCAGGGCCATAAACAGATCCCTTAACCAATGCTTGCCTGCACCGTAG
- the LOC100827430 gene encoding ubiquitin-like-specific protease 1D, producing MRTRQAALDVELSDDCLRREIEWMTDEELREQMAAIPRPPFSTLLGESRRRNRRLLPLLEAEARRRGIDPRMRSKVVADCNRGNARPQASIVYDFDTDDEQAEDVARKYNKSSPIRPTNENYGPLGVNTRRSVKQTGRRAPIPPDSMYSSKSSSTTSYGNKQRVRAIDPEEHDNKKCLPSKNNYTSYCTKRRKTPHQYTSPLHFQEVHDVVLLDDEDVQPEEPVDCVVSDKWIEKKIYYPSSDDPEAVELSGSDIKCLSPGVYLSSPVINFYILYIKRERFQIEDGRGRFHMFNTYFYSKLQEALSGKGEFLKLRRWWKGVNIFQRGYIIIPIHGTSHWSLVIICIPAKESNSGPIILHLDSLGMHPSAEIFETVGRYLEAEWSHLRKNPPSDISISEAIWEDLPRNIHKEKVEVPGQNNAYDCGIFMLYYIKQFIRQAPERFTRDNLGMFSRSWFRPEDASDLRKRIRELLLEQFESEMVDDAISEAATSDGSDEEGIIKEGQSEVVTTCDSSEMLVGGGDASTSDEDIVEVGSLEEAPSIRECVLSEAAMFSDGTKDDVDTVNLGSVSPKAKPWNEIFPSGGSENNEVFVHRAPSPDIYSDSDIEITGVRNRRHDRPTYCIG from the exons ATGAGGACGAGGCAGGCGGCGCTCGATGTTGAGCTGTCGGACGACTGTCTGCGGCGGGAGATCGAGTGGATGACGGACGAAGAGCTGCGGGAGCAGATGGCGGCAATCCCCCGCCCTCCGTTCTCTACCCTCCTCGGGgaaagccgccgccgcaaccgcCGGCTCCTCCCGCTGCTCGAGGCCGAGGCGCGGCGCCGGGGGATCGATCCGCGCATGCGCTCCAAG GTTGTTGCTGACTGTAATCGGGGGAATGCTCGTCCTCAAGCGTCTATTGTGTACGATTTCG ATACTGATGATGAGCAGGCAGAAGATGTTGCTCGCAAATACAATAAGTCATCTCCCATTCGTCCGACAAATGAGAACTATGGACCG CTAGGTGTAAATACACGCAGAAGCGTTAAGCAAACTGGACGAAGGGCACCTATACCACCGGATAGTATGTACTCAAGCAAATCATCTTCTACGACCTCATATGGGAACAAACAGAGAGTGCGTGCCATTGATCCAGAGGAACATgataataaaaaatgtctGCCAAGTAAAAATAACTACACCAGCTATTGTACAAAGAG GAGGAAGACACCGCACCAATATACATCTCCATTACATTTTCAAGAG GTTCATGATGTGGTTCTCTTGGATGATGAAGATGTGCAACCTGAGGAACCAGTAGACTGTGTGGTGTCAGACAAATG gattgagaaaaaaatatactacCCATCAAG TGATGATCCAGAAGCTGTAGAGCTCAGCGGTTCAGATATTAAATGTCTCAGTCCTGGAGTATATTTGTCATCGCCTGTGATAAACTTCTACATTCT ATACATAAAAAGGGAGAGATTCCAGATTGAAGATGGCAGAGGCAGATTCCACATGTTCAACACATATTTTTATAGCAAGCTTCAAGAAGCATTGTCAGGGAAG GGTGAGTTCTTGAAGTTGAGAAGATGGTGGAAAGGTGTCAATATATTTCAGAGAGGATACATTATAATACCAATCCACGGAAC GTCGCACTGGAGCTTGGTAATTATTTGCATTCCTGCAAAAGAGAGTAATTCAGGACCAATCATACTTCATCTGGACTCCTTAGGGATGCATCCTAGTGCTGAGATTTTTGAGACGGTTGGGAG ATACCTTGAAGCAGAATGGAGCCACTTAAGGAAGAACCCTCCTTCTGACATTTCAATTTCAGAGGCAATATGGGAGGATCTTCCGAGGAATATACACAAGGAAAAAGTTGAG GTTCCAGGCCAGAACAATGCGTATGACTGTGGCATCTTCATGCTTTATTATATTAAACAGTTTATAAGGCAAGCACCTGAAAGGTTCACAAGAGATAATCTTGGCATG TTTAGTCGCAGTTGGTTCAGACCTGAAGATGCTTCTGATTTAAGAAAGAGAATTCGGGAACTACTGCTGGAACAATTTGAAAGTGAAATGGTTGATGATGCTATCTCAGAGGCAGCCACATCTGATGGCTCTGATGAAGAAGGTATCATTAAGGAAGGACAATCGGAAGTGGTCACAACTTGTGACAGTTCTGAAATGCTCGTAGGAGGTGGAGACGCTAGCACTAGTGATGAAGACATCGTCGAGGTTGGATCATTGGAAGAAGCACCTTCAATCAGAGAATGTGTTCTATCGGAAGCAGCTATGTTTTCCGATGGCACAAAGGATGACGTGGATACCGTGAATTTAGGCTCTGTCAGCCCAAAAGCTAAACCTTGGAATGAAATTTTTCCTTCTGGCGGATCAGAGAACAATGAAGTGTTCGTACATAGAGCACCATCTCCAGACATATACTCTGACAGTGATATAGAGATCACAGGAGTTCGGAATCGAAGACACGACCGGCCAACATACTGCATTGGATGA
- the LOC100827731 gene encoding serine/threonine-protein kinase STY13 yields the protein MASSSSSSPAAAKVAARASGEVFVRADEIELESLDVAVEKQALTKALLLRKQQQVGGELRGRPMEPWEIDLAKLEISEQVKQGQFGTVFRGTYDGRDVAIKLMDFGEDGVATEAEIASRRALFKTEVAVWKELDHPNVTQFVGASMGTIDLKIPVDGGESGNLADLPLGACCLVVEYLDGGSLKTHLIKHMKNKLAYKAVVQLALDLARGLNYLHSNKIVHRDVKTDNMLFDTAGNLKIIDFGVARIEAENPKDMTGTTGTPGYMAPEVIEGNPYNRKCDVYSFGICLWEIYCCDRPYADLSYTEAASAIVHQDLRPEIPRCCPSPMANIMQRCWDANPAERPHMEEVVRLLEGLNTSKGGGMIPDEGQSSGCLCFFNRRGR from the exons ATGGCgtcgagcagcagcagcagtccggcggcggcgaaggtggcggcgcgcgcgtcggGGGAGGTGTTCGTGCGGGCGGACGAGATCGAGCTGGAGAGCCTGGACGTGGCGGTGGAGAAGCAGGCCCTGACgaaggcgctgctgctgcgcaagcagcagcaggtcggcggcgagctgcGGGGCCGGCCCATGGAGCCCTGGGAGATCGACCTCGCAAAGCTCGAGATCAGCGAGCAGGTCAAGCAGGGCCAGTTCGGCACCGTCTTCCGCGGCACCTACGACGGCCGCGACGTCGCAA TTAAGCTCATGGATTTTGGCGAAGATGGAGTAGCAACAGAAGCTGAAATTGCTTCTCGGCGAGCGTTGTTTAAGACGGAGGTTGCTGTTTGGAAAGAACTTGACCACCCGAATGTCACACAG TTTGTTGGTGCATCAATGGGCACCATTGACCTCAAGATCCCAGTCGACGGTGGTGAGAGTGGTAACCTTGCTGATCTACCACTGGGTGCCTGTTGTCTTGTGGTTGAATATCTCGATGGAGGCTCACTGAAAACGCATCTGATCAAGCACATGAAAAATAAGCTTGCATACAAAGCCGTTGTTCAGCTTGCGTTGGATTTGGCCAGAGG ATTAAACTATCTACACTCCAACAAGATTGTCCACCGGGATGTAAAAACTGATAATATGCTGTTTGACACTGCCGGGAACCTTAAAATTATTGATTTTGGCGTTGCTCGCATCGAGGCTGAGAATCCCAAGGACATGACAGGAACGACCGGCACACCCGGTTACATGGCCCCAGAG GTAATTGAAGGCAATCCATACAATAGAAAGTGTGATGTCTACAGTTTTGGAATCTGCCTGTGGGAGATATATTGCTGCGACAGGCCGTACGCAGACCTGAGTTACACAGAAGCAGCATCTGCCATAGTCCATCAG GATTTGCGGCCTGAGATCCCGCGCTGCTGCCCGAGCCCAATGGCGAACATCATGCAGAGATGCTGGGATGCCAACCCGGCGGAGCGGCCTCAcatggaggaggtggtgcggcTCCTGGAGGGTCTGAACACGAGCAAGGGCGGTGGCATGATCCCGGACGAAGGGCAGAGCTCTGGGTGCTTGTGCTTCTTCAACCGCCGTGGGCGGTAG
- the LOC100828042 gene encoding methylcrotonoyl-CoA carboxylase subunit alpha, mitochondrial isoform X1 has translation MASRLLRLHPQLRRRRHGASRLLSSSSSSPAEPPAAAMMEKVLVANRGEIACRVMRTARRLGVATVAVYSDADRGALHVRDADEAVRLGPAPARDSYLNASAIVDAALRTGAKAIHPGYGFLSESADFAQLCQAEGLTFIGPPPSAIRDMGDKSASKRIMGAAGVPLVPGYHGAEQDIELLKLEADKIGYPVLIKPTHGGGGKGMRIVQGPDDFVDSVLSAQREAAASFGINTLLIEKYITQPRHIEVQVFGDQHGNAIHLYERDCSLQRRHQKIIEEAPAPNVTTEFRSHIGEAAVSAAKAVGYYSAGTVEFIVDTISGEFYFMEMNTRLQVEHPVTEMIVGQDLVEWQIRVANGERLPLSQEQVQLNGHAFEARIYAENVPRGFLPATGTLHHYRPVTSSKTVRVETGVEEGDTVSMHYDPMIAKLVVWGESRNAALVKLKNCLSNFQIAGLPTNVGFLQELAGHSAFEKALVETHFIERYKDDLLSTSAKTSDESHDAVELGAILAAACICKKDHIASEESLRDKTLSVWYSGSPFRMHHSAKRLMEFEIDKELEGLSDEPLKLHITYKSDGSYFIETIDGSSPGLEIKLDDRSDHDFRVDVGGVQKDVTLAFYTKDDSKHIHIWHGKHHHHYRQTMRAEQSLDDSSQPSHASEGRSYPKGSVLAPMAGLVVKVLLKDGAQVENGQPVMVMEAMKMEHVVKAPRAGYIQGLKATAGQQVFDSSVLFTVQDKSTN, from the exons ATGgcctcccgcctcctccgcctccacccgcaactccgccgccggcgccacggcGCCAGCAGGCTCctgtcctcttcctcctcctcccccgcggAACCGCCAGCGGCGGCTATGATGGAGAAGGTGCTGGTGGCGAACAGGGGCGAGATCGCGTGCCGGGTGATgcggacggcgcggcggctcGGGGTCGCCACCGTGGCCGTGTACAGCGACGCCGACCGCGGCGCGCTGCACGTGCGGGACGCGGACGAGGCCGTCAGGCTCGGCCCGGCACCCGCGCGGGACAGCTACCTCAACGCCTCCGCCATCGTCGACGCCGCTCTCCGCACCGGCGCCAAG GCCATCCATCCGGGATATGGTTTTCTATCAGAAAGCGCAGATTTCGCGCAACTCTGTCAAGCTGAGGGCCTTACATTCATCGGGCCACCGCCGTCTGCAATCCGTGATATGGGCGATAAGAG CGCGTCTAAGAGGATCATGGGTGCTGCTGGCGTACCACTTGTTCCAGGCTACCATGGGGCTGAACAAGACATCGAGTTGTTAAAACTTGAGGCTGATAAGATTGGATATCCAGTTTTGATAAAACCCACCCATGGTGGAGGGGGCAAG GGGATGAGAATAGTTCAAGGGCCTGATGACTTCGTGGATTCTGTGCTGAGTGCTCAACGTGAAGCTGCAGCCTCATTTGGCATAAACACATTATTGATTGAGAAGTACATCACTCAACCAAGACATATAGAAGTCCAG GTATTCGGAGACCAGCATGGAAATGCTATTCACCTTTACGAGAGAGACTGCAGTCTACAAAGAAGGCATCAGAAGATCATTGAGGAAGCACCAGCT CCAAATGTGACAACTGAATTTCGGTCTCATATTGGTGAAGCTGCTGTGTCTGCTGCGAAg GCAGTTGGTTACTACAGTGCTGGAACGGTGGAGTTTATTGTGGATACTATTTCAGGAGAGTTCTATTTCATGGAGATGAATACTCGACTCCAG GTTGAACACCCAGTAACAGAGATGATTGTTGGTCAAGATCTTGTTGAGTGGCAAATACGTGTTGCCAATGGAGAGCGCCTGCCATTATCTCAGGAGCAGGTCCAGTTAAATG GGCATGCATTTGAAGCCCGGATATATGCTGAAAATGTTCCAAGAGGATTTCTTCCTGCGACAGGAACCTTACATCATTACCGACCAGTCACGTCTTCCAAAACAG TGAGAGTTGAAACTGGAGTTGAAGAAGGAGATACTGTCAGCATGCACTATGATCCCATGATAGCCAAACTTGTAGTTTGGGGTGAAAGTCGCAATGCTGCACTAGTCAAGCTAAAGAACTGCTTGTCAAACTTTCAG ATTGCAGGTTTGCCTACCAATGTTGGTTTCCTCCAAGAACTTGCAGGGCATAGTGCCTTCGAAAAGGCCCTAGTTGAGACACACTTCATTGAGCGCTATAAAGATGATCTTCTGAGTACATCTGCTAAGACCTCGGATGAATCACATGATGCAGTTGAGCTTGGTGCTATTTTGGCTGCTGCCTGCATTTGCAAAAAGGATCACATTGCCTCTGAAGAATCCCTTC GTGACAAGACACTTTCTGTATGGTACTCCGGTTCACCTTTCAGGATGCATCATTCCGCGAAGCGTCTAATGGAATTCGAGATTGATAAAGAACTTGAGGGGTTGAGTGATGAACCTCTTAAGCTGCACATTACATATAAATCTGATGGAAGCTACTTCATCGAG ACTATAGATGGGTCTTCTCCTGGTTTGGAAATCAAATTAGATGACAGGAGTGACCATGATTTCCGGGTTGATGTTGGTGGTGTGCAAAAAGATGTGACATTAGCATTTTATACAAAG GATGACAGCAAACACATCCACATTTGGCATGGgaagcatcatcatcattacaGGCAGACCATGAGAGCTGAGCAGTCACTTGATGATAGTTCTCAACCTAGCCATGCTTCCGAGGGAAGATCATATCCAAAAGGGAGTGTTTTGGCACCAATGGCTGGTTTGGTTGTTAAGGTTCTGCTTAAAGATGGGGCACAGGTGGAGAATGGTCAGCCTGTCATGGTCATGGAAGCAATGAAAATGGAG CATGTTGTGAAGGCGCCGCGGGCTGGTTATATACAAGGGCTGAAGGCTACTGCCGGACAACAAGTTTTTGACTCCAGTGTCCTTTTCACTGTACAG GATAAGAGCACAAACTGA
- the LOC100828042 gene encoding methylcrotonoyl-CoA carboxylase subunit alpha, mitochondrial isoform X3, whose amino-acid sequence MVFYQKAQISRNSVKLRALHSSGHRRLQSVIWAIRGYHGAEQDIELLKLEADKIGYPVLIKPTHGGGGKGMRIVQGPDDFVDSVLSAQREAAASFGINTLLIEKYITQPRHIEVQVFGDQHGNAIHLYERDCSLQRRHQKIIEEAPAPNVTTEFRSHIGEAAVSAAKAVGYYSAGTVEFIVDTISGEFYFMEMNTRLQVEHPVTEMIVGQDLVEWQIRVANGERLPLSQEQVQLNGHAFEARIYAENVPRGFLPATGTLHHYRPVTSSKTVRVETGVEEGDTVSMHYDPMIAKLVVWGESRNAALVKLKNCLSNFQIAGLPTNVGFLQELAGHSAFEKALVETHFIERYKDDLLSTSAKTSDESHDAVELGAILAAACICKKDHIASEESLRDKTLSVWYSGSPFRMHHSAKRLMEFEIDKELEGLSDEPLKLHITYKSDGSYFIETIDGSSPGLEIKLDDRSDHDFRVDVGGVQKDVTLAFYTKDDSKHIHIWHGKHHHHYRQTMRAEQSLDDSSQPSHASEGRSYPKGSVLAPMAGLVVKVLLKDGAQVENGQPVMVMEAMKMEHVVKAPRAGYIQGLKATAGQQVFDSSVLFTVQDKSTN is encoded by the exons ATGGTTTTCTATCAGAAAGCGCAGATTTCGCGCAACTCTGTCAAGCTGAGGGCCTTACATTCATCGGGCCACCGCCGTCTGCAATCCGTGATATGGGCGATAAGAG GCTACCATGGGGCTGAACAAGACATCGAGTTGTTAAAACTTGAGGCTGATAAGATTGGATATCCAGTTTTGATAAAACCCACCCATGGTGGAGGGGGCAAG GGGATGAGAATAGTTCAAGGGCCTGATGACTTCGTGGATTCTGTGCTGAGTGCTCAACGTGAAGCTGCAGCCTCATTTGGCATAAACACATTATTGATTGAGAAGTACATCACTCAACCAAGACATATAGAAGTCCAG GTATTCGGAGACCAGCATGGAAATGCTATTCACCTTTACGAGAGAGACTGCAGTCTACAAAGAAGGCATCAGAAGATCATTGAGGAAGCACCAGCT CCAAATGTGACAACTGAATTTCGGTCTCATATTGGTGAAGCTGCTGTGTCTGCTGCGAAg GCAGTTGGTTACTACAGTGCTGGAACGGTGGAGTTTATTGTGGATACTATTTCAGGAGAGTTCTATTTCATGGAGATGAATACTCGACTCCAG GTTGAACACCCAGTAACAGAGATGATTGTTGGTCAAGATCTTGTTGAGTGGCAAATACGTGTTGCCAATGGAGAGCGCCTGCCATTATCTCAGGAGCAGGTCCAGTTAAATG GGCATGCATTTGAAGCCCGGATATATGCTGAAAATGTTCCAAGAGGATTTCTTCCTGCGACAGGAACCTTACATCATTACCGACCAGTCACGTCTTCCAAAACAG TGAGAGTTGAAACTGGAGTTGAAGAAGGAGATACTGTCAGCATGCACTATGATCCCATGATAGCCAAACTTGTAGTTTGGGGTGAAAGTCGCAATGCTGCACTAGTCAAGCTAAAGAACTGCTTGTCAAACTTTCAG ATTGCAGGTTTGCCTACCAATGTTGGTTTCCTCCAAGAACTTGCAGGGCATAGTGCCTTCGAAAAGGCCCTAGTTGAGACACACTTCATTGAGCGCTATAAAGATGATCTTCTGAGTACATCTGCTAAGACCTCGGATGAATCACATGATGCAGTTGAGCTTGGTGCTATTTTGGCTGCTGCCTGCATTTGCAAAAAGGATCACATTGCCTCTGAAGAATCCCTTC GTGACAAGACACTTTCTGTATGGTACTCCGGTTCACCTTTCAGGATGCATCATTCCGCGAAGCGTCTAATGGAATTCGAGATTGATAAAGAACTTGAGGGGTTGAGTGATGAACCTCTTAAGCTGCACATTACATATAAATCTGATGGAAGCTACTTCATCGAG ACTATAGATGGGTCTTCTCCTGGTTTGGAAATCAAATTAGATGACAGGAGTGACCATGATTTCCGGGTTGATGTTGGTGGTGTGCAAAAAGATGTGACATTAGCATTTTATACAAAG GATGACAGCAAACACATCCACATTTGGCATGGgaagcatcatcatcattacaGGCAGACCATGAGAGCTGAGCAGTCACTTGATGATAGTTCTCAACCTAGCCATGCTTCCGAGGGAAGATCATATCCAAAAGGGAGTGTTTTGGCACCAATGGCTGGTTTGGTTGTTAAGGTTCTGCTTAAAGATGGGGCACAGGTGGAGAATGGTCAGCCTGTCATGGTCATGGAAGCAATGAAAATGGAG CATGTTGTGAAGGCGCCGCGGGCTGGTTATATACAAGGGCTGAAGGCTACTGCCGGACAACAAGTTTTTGACTCCAGTGTCCTTTTCACTGTACAG GATAAGAGCACAAACTGA
- the LOC100828042 gene encoding methylcrotonoyl-CoA carboxylase subunit alpha, mitochondrial isoform X2, producing MVFYQKAQISRNSVKLRALHSSGHRRLQSVIWAIRGHFVNNSASKRIMGAAGVPLVPGYHGAEQDIELLKLEADKIGYPVLIKPTHGGGGKGMRIVQGPDDFVDSVLSAQREAAASFGINTLLIEKYITQPRHIEVQVFGDQHGNAIHLYERDCSLQRRHQKIIEEAPAPNVTTEFRSHIGEAAVSAAKAVGYYSAGTVEFIVDTISGEFYFMEMNTRLQVEHPVTEMIVGQDLVEWQIRVANGERLPLSQEQVQLNGHAFEARIYAENVPRGFLPATGTLHHYRPVTSSKTVRVETGVEEGDTVSMHYDPMIAKLVVWGESRNAALVKLKNCLSNFQIAGLPTNVGFLQELAGHSAFEKALVETHFIERYKDDLLSTSAKTSDESHDAVELGAILAAACICKKDHIASEESLRDKTLSVWYSGSPFRMHHSAKRLMEFEIDKELEGLSDEPLKLHITYKSDGSYFIETIDGSSPGLEIKLDDRSDHDFRVDVGGVQKDVTLAFYTKDDSKHIHIWHGKHHHHYRQTMRAEQSLDDSSQPSHASEGRSYPKGSVLAPMAGLVVKVLLKDGAQVENGQPVMVMEAMKMEHVVKAPRAGYIQGLKATAGQQVFDSSVLFTVQDKSTN from the exons ATGGTTTTCTATCAGAAAGCGCAGATTTCGCGCAACTCTGTCAAGCTGAGGGCCTTACATTCATCGGGCCACCGCCGTCTGCAATCCGTGATATGGGCGATAAGAG GACACTTTGTAAACAATAGCGCGTCTAAGAGGATCATGGGTGCTGCTGGCGTACCACTTGTTCCAGGCTACCATGGGGCTGAACAAGACATCGAGTTGTTAAAACTTGAGGCTGATAAGATTGGATATCCAGTTTTGATAAAACCCACCCATGGTGGAGGGGGCAAG GGGATGAGAATAGTTCAAGGGCCTGATGACTTCGTGGATTCTGTGCTGAGTGCTCAACGTGAAGCTGCAGCCTCATTTGGCATAAACACATTATTGATTGAGAAGTACATCACTCAACCAAGACATATAGAAGTCCAG GTATTCGGAGACCAGCATGGAAATGCTATTCACCTTTACGAGAGAGACTGCAGTCTACAAAGAAGGCATCAGAAGATCATTGAGGAAGCACCAGCT CCAAATGTGACAACTGAATTTCGGTCTCATATTGGTGAAGCTGCTGTGTCTGCTGCGAAg GCAGTTGGTTACTACAGTGCTGGAACGGTGGAGTTTATTGTGGATACTATTTCAGGAGAGTTCTATTTCATGGAGATGAATACTCGACTCCAG GTTGAACACCCAGTAACAGAGATGATTGTTGGTCAAGATCTTGTTGAGTGGCAAATACGTGTTGCCAATGGAGAGCGCCTGCCATTATCTCAGGAGCAGGTCCAGTTAAATG GGCATGCATTTGAAGCCCGGATATATGCTGAAAATGTTCCAAGAGGATTTCTTCCTGCGACAGGAACCTTACATCATTACCGACCAGTCACGTCTTCCAAAACAG TGAGAGTTGAAACTGGAGTTGAAGAAGGAGATACTGTCAGCATGCACTATGATCCCATGATAGCCAAACTTGTAGTTTGGGGTGAAAGTCGCAATGCTGCACTAGTCAAGCTAAAGAACTGCTTGTCAAACTTTCAG ATTGCAGGTTTGCCTACCAATGTTGGTTTCCTCCAAGAACTTGCAGGGCATAGTGCCTTCGAAAAGGCCCTAGTTGAGACACACTTCATTGAGCGCTATAAAGATGATCTTCTGAGTACATCTGCTAAGACCTCGGATGAATCACATGATGCAGTTGAGCTTGGTGCTATTTTGGCTGCTGCCTGCATTTGCAAAAAGGATCACATTGCCTCTGAAGAATCCCTTC GTGACAAGACACTTTCTGTATGGTACTCCGGTTCACCTTTCAGGATGCATCATTCCGCGAAGCGTCTAATGGAATTCGAGATTGATAAAGAACTTGAGGGGTTGAGTGATGAACCTCTTAAGCTGCACATTACATATAAATCTGATGGAAGCTACTTCATCGAG ACTATAGATGGGTCTTCTCCTGGTTTGGAAATCAAATTAGATGACAGGAGTGACCATGATTTCCGGGTTGATGTTGGTGGTGTGCAAAAAGATGTGACATTAGCATTTTATACAAAG GATGACAGCAAACACATCCACATTTGGCATGGgaagcatcatcatcattacaGGCAGACCATGAGAGCTGAGCAGTCACTTGATGATAGTTCTCAACCTAGCCATGCTTCCGAGGGAAGATCATATCCAAAAGGGAGTGTTTTGGCACCAATGGCTGGTTTGGTTGTTAAGGTTCTGCTTAAAGATGGGGCACAGGTGGAGAATGGTCAGCCTGTCATGGTCATGGAAGCAATGAAAATGGAG CATGTTGTGAAGGCGCCGCGGGCTGGTTATATACAAGGGCTGAAGGCTACTGCCGGACAACAAGTTTTTGACTCCAGTGTCCTTTTCACTGTACAG GATAAGAGCACAAACTGA